Proteins co-encoded in one Ziziphus jujuba cultivar Dongzao chromosome 9, ASM3175591v1 genomic window:
- the LOC107435779 gene encoding probable CoA ligase CCL6 isoform X4: protein MSTNNIYTVKVEESRPATEKRPSAGPVYRSIYAKDGLMELPEGLYSPWQFFSDSVKRSPNCPMLGRRQVTDSKAGPYVWLTYQEVYDSAIRLGSAIRSRGVNPGDRCGIYGSNCPQWIMAMEACYSHCITYVPLYDTLGPNAIEFIINHAEVSLVFVQENKIPSILSCLSNCSTHLKTIVSFANVSSMQKKEAEELGVSCFSWEEFSNLASSSYELPPKQSGDICTIMYTSGTTGEPKGVILTNEAIMAEVLSVEEMFQLTGKGFTEEDSYFSFLPLAHIYDQIIENYCVYKSSSIGFWQGDVRFLMDDIQELKPTVFCGVPRVYDRIYTGILNKISSGGTLQKTLFQYAYNYKLANLEKGLPQDKAAPLLDKLVFNKTKQALGGRVRILLSGAAPLPRHVEEFLRVASCSTLSQGYGLTESCGGCLTSIANIHSMVGTVGVPMTTIEARLESVPEMGYDALASVPRGEICLRGKTLFSGYHKRADLTEEVLVDGWFHTGYED from the exons ATGTCGACGAATAATATTTACACTGTGAAGGTTGAGGAATCAAGGCCGGCAACCGAGAAGAGGCCGTCGGCGGGACCTGTTTATCGAAGCATTTATGCAAAAGATGGTCTAATGGAATTGCCAGAAGGTCTCTATTCCCCATGGCAGTTCTTCAG TGACTCTGTTAAGAGGAGCCCAAACTGCCCAATGCTGGGAAGACGACAAGTCACCGATTCAAAg GCCGGTCCCTATGTATGGCTTACATATCAGGAGGTTTATGATTCAGCTATTCGTCTAGGATCTGCCATTAGAAGCAGAGGTGTCAATCCC GGGGATCGTTGTGGTATATATGGATCAAATTGCCCCCAGTGGATCATGGCAATGGAG GCCTGTTATAGCCATTGCATAACATATGTTCCATTATATGACACCCTAG GTCCAAATGCAATCGAGTTTATCATCAACCATGCCGAAGTTTCTTTAGTATTtgttcaagaaaacaaaatcccTTCT ATTCTATCATGCTTGTCAAACTGTTCTACACATTTAAAAA CAATTGTAAGCTTTGCAAATGTTTCAAGCATGCAAAAGAAGGAAGCCGAGGAATTGGGTGTGTCTTGCTTTTCTTGGGAGGAGTTCTCTAACTTG GCAAGTTCAAGTTATGAACTACCTCCAAAACAGAGCGGTGACATTTGCACAATAATGTATACCAGTGGAACAACTGGAGAACCAAAAGGTGTCATTCTTACTAACGAGGCAATCATGGCAGAGGTGTTATCTGTGGAAGAAATGTTTCAACTTACAGGAAAAGGG TTCACAGAAGAAGATTCATACTTTTCATTCCTTCCTTTGGCACATATATATGATCAAATAATTGAGAACTATTGCGTCTACAAGTCCTCCTCAATAGGCTTTTGGCAAGGC GATGTCAGGTTTTTGATGGATGACATTCAGGAACTGAAGCCAACTGTATTTTGTGGGGTTCCTAGAGTTTATGATCGTATATACACTG gtatattaaataaaatttcatctgGAGGGACATTGCAGAAGACATTGTTCCAATATGCATATAACTA CAAGTTAGCAAATCTGGAGAAAGGTCTGCCACAAGACAAAGCAGCACCACTCTTAGACAAGCTTGTCTTTAACAAG ACAAAGCAAGCTTTAGGCGGACGAGTTCGTATCTTGTTGTCCGGTGCTGCACCATTGCCTAGGCATGTGGAGGAATTTCTGAGGGTTGCCAGCTGCTCTACTTTGTCTCAAGGATATG GACTAACTGAAAGCTGTGGTGGGTGTTTAACATCCATAGCCAATATACACTCTATGGTGGGAACTGTTGGAGTCCCCATGACAACCATTGAAGCAAGGCTTGAGTCGGTTCCTGAAATGGGTTACGATGCACTTGCCAGCGTGCCACGTGGAGAGATTTGCCTGAGAGGAAAAACCTTGTTTTCTGGTTACCATAAGAGAGCTGATCTAACTGAAGAAGTCCTTGTTGATGGGTGGTTTCATACAG GATATGAAGATTAA
- the LOC107435779 gene encoding probable CoA ligase CCL6 isoform X1: protein MSTNNIYTVKVEESRPATEKRPSAGPVYRSIYAKDGLMELPEGLYSPWQFFSDSVKRSPNCPMLGRRQVTDSKAGPYVWLTYQEVYDSAIRLGSAIRSRGVNPGDRCGIYGSNCPQWIMAMEACYSHCITYVPLYDTLGPNAIEFIINHAEVSLVFVQENKIPSILSCLSNCSTHLKTIVSFANVSSMQKKEAEELGVSCFSWEEFSNLASSSYELPPKQSGDICTIMYTSGTTGEPKGVILTNEAIMAEVLSVEEMFQLTGKGFTEEDSYFSFLPLAHIYDQIIENYCVYKSSSIGFWQGDVRFLMDDIQELKPTVFCGVPRVYDRIYTGILNKISSGGTLQKTLFQYAYNYKLANLEKGLPQDKAAPLLDKLVFNKTKQALGGRVRILLSGAAPLPRHVEEFLRVASCSTLSQGYGLTESCGGCLTSIANIHSMVGTVGVPMTTIEARLESVPEMGYDALASVPRGEICLRGKTLFSGYHKRADLTEEVLVDGWFHTGDIGEWQPDGAMKIIDRKKNIFKLSQGEYVAVENIEGKYLQCPLITSIWVYGNSFESFLVAVVVPERSALEKWAENYNLTDDFKSLCQNQKARKYVLDELNSTGQKHKLRGFEMLKAVHLEPNPFDMERDLITPTFKLKRPQLYKFYKDCIDKLYTEAKGTKK, encoded by the exons ATGTCGACGAATAATATTTACACTGTGAAGGTTGAGGAATCAAGGCCGGCAACCGAGAAGAGGCCGTCGGCGGGACCTGTTTATCGAAGCATTTATGCAAAAGATGGTCTAATGGAATTGCCAGAAGGTCTCTATTCCCCATGGCAGTTCTTCAG TGACTCTGTTAAGAGGAGCCCAAACTGCCCAATGCTGGGAAGACGACAAGTCACCGATTCAAAg GCCGGTCCCTATGTATGGCTTACATATCAGGAGGTTTATGATTCAGCTATTCGTCTAGGATCTGCCATTAGAAGCAGAGGTGTCAATCCC GGGGATCGTTGTGGTATATATGGATCAAATTGCCCCCAGTGGATCATGGCAATGGAG GCCTGTTATAGCCATTGCATAACATATGTTCCATTATATGACACCCTAG GTCCAAATGCAATCGAGTTTATCATCAACCATGCCGAAGTTTCTTTAGTATTtgttcaagaaaacaaaatcccTTCT ATTCTATCATGCTTGTCAAACTGTTCTACACATTTAAAAA CAATTGTAAGCTTTGCAAATGTTTCAAGCATGCAAAAGAAGGAAGCCGAGGAATTGGGTGTGTCTTGCTTTTCTTGGGAGGAGTTCTCTAACTTG GCAAGTTCAAGTTATGAACTACCTCCAAAACAGAGCGGTGACATTTGCACAATAATGTATACCAGTGGAACAACTGGAGAACCAAAAGGTGTCATTCTTACTAACGAGGCAATCATGGCAGAGGTGTTATCTGTGGAAGAAATGTTTCAACTTACAGGAAAAGGG TTCACAGAAGAAGATTCATACTTTTCATTCCTTCCTTTGGCACATATATATGATCAAATAATTGAGAACTATTGCGTCTACAAGTCCTCCTCAATAGGCTTTTGGCAAGGC GATGTCAGGTTTTTGATGGATGACATTCAGGAACTGAAGCCAACTGTATTTTGTGGGGTTCCTAGAGTTTATGATCGTATATACACTG gtatattaaataaaatttcatctgGAGGGACATTGCAGAAGACATTGTTCCAATATGCATATAACTA CAAGTTAGCAAATCTGGAGAAAGGTCTGCCACAAGACAAAGCAGCACCACTCTTAGACAAGCTTGTCTTTAACAAG ACAAAGCAAGCTTTAGGCGGACGAGTTCGTATCTTGTTGTCCGGTGCTGCACCATTGCCTAGGCATGTGGAGGAATTTCTGAGGGTTGCCAGCTGCTCTACTTTGTCTCAAGGATATG GACTAACTGAAAGCTGTGGTGGGTGTTTAACATCCATAGCCAATATACACTCTATGGTGGGAACTGTTGGAGTCCCCATGACAACCATTGAAGCAAGGCTTGAGTCGGTTCCTGAAATGGGTTACGATGCACTTGCCAGCGTGCCACGTGGAGAGATTTGCCTGAGAGGAAAAACCTTGTTTTCTGGTTACCATAAGAGAGCTGATCTAACTGAAGAAGTCCTTGTTGATGGGTGGTTTCATACAG GTGACATTGGAGAGTGGCAACCTGATGGAGCGATGAAAATTATAGACaggaaaaagaatatatttaagcTATCACAAGGAGAATATGTTGCTGTGGAGAACATCGAAGGAAAATACTTGCAGTGCCCTCTTATAACATCA ATTTGGGTCTACGGGAACAGCTTCGAGTCGTTTCTTGTGGCTGTGGTCGTTCCAGAGAGAAGTGCACTGGAGAAATGGGCTGAAAATTATAATCTGACTGATGATTTCAAATCACTGTGTCAAAACCAAAAGGCAAGGAAATACGTTCTGGATGAGCTGAATAGCACTGGTCAGAAACATAAA CTTCGAGGTTTTGAGATGTTAAAAGCAGTTCACTTGGAACCAAATCCCTTTGACATGGAGAGGGATCTCATAACTCCAACTTTTAAACTGAAAAGGCCACAATTGTATAAATTTTACAAG GACTGCATCGATAAGTTGTACACTGAAGCAAAGGgaacaaaaaaatga
- the LOC107435779 gene encoding probable CoA ligase CCL6 isoform X2: MLVEESRPATEKRPSAGPVYRSIYAKDGLMELPEGLYSPWQFFSDSVKRSPNCPMLGRRQVTDSKAGPYVWLTYQEVYDSAIRLGSAIRSRGVNPGDRCGIYGSNCPQWIMAMEACYSHCITYVPLYDTLGPNAIEFIINHAEVSLVFVQENKIPSILSCLSNCSTHLKTIVSFANVSSMQKKEAEELGVSCFSWEEFSNLASSSYELPPKQSGDICTIMYTSGTTGEPKGVILTNEAIMAEVLSVEEMFQLTGKGFTEEDSYFSFLPLAHIYDQIIENYCVYKSSSIGFWQGDVRFLMDDIQELKPTVFCGVPRVYDRIYTGILNKISSGGTLQKTLFQYAYNYKLANLEKGLPQDKAAPLLDKLVFNKTKQALGGRVRILLSGAAPLPRHVEEFLRVASCSTLSQGYGLTESCGGCLTSIANIHSMVGTVGVPMTTIEARLESVPEMGYDALASVPRGEICLRGKTLFSGYHKRADLTEEVLVDGWFHTGDIGEWQPDGAMKIIDRKKNIFKLSQGEYVAVENIEGKYLQCPLITSIWVYGNSFESFLVAVVVPERSALEKWAENYNLTDDFKSLCQNQKARKYVLDELNSTGQKHKLRGFEMLKAVHLEPNPFDMERDLITPTFKLKRPQLYKFYKDCIDKLYTEAKGTKK; this comes from the exons GTTGAGGAATCAAGGCCGGCAACCGAGAAGAGGCCGTCGGCGGGACCTGTTTATCGAAGCATTTATGCAAAAGATGGTCTAATGGAATTGCCAGAAGGTCTCTATTCCCCATGGCAGTTCTTCAG TGACTCTGTTAAGAGGAGCCCAAACTGCCCAATGCTGGGAAGACGACAAGTCACCGATTCAAAg GCCGGTCCCTATGTATGGCTTACATATCAGGAGGTTTATGATTCAGCTATTCGTCTAGGATCTGCCATTAGAAGCAGAGGTGTCAATCCC GGGGATCGTTGTGGTATATATGGATCAAATTGCCCCCAGTGGATCATGGCAATGGAG GCCTGTTATAGCCATTGCATAACATATGTTCCATTATATGACACCCTAG GTCCAAATGCAATCGAGTTTATCATCAACCATGCCGAAGTTTCTTTAGTATTtgttcaagaaaacaaaatcccTTCT ATTCTATCATGCTTGTCAAACTGTTCTACACATTTAAAAA CAATTGTAAGCTTTGCAAATGTTTCAAGCATGCAAAAGAAGGAAGCCGAGGAATTGGGTGTGTCTTGCTTTTCTTGGGAGGAGTTCTCTAACTTG GCAAGTTCAAGTTATGAACTACCTCCAAAACAGAGCGGTGACATTTGCACAATAATGTATACCAGTGGAACAACTGGAGAACCAAAAGGTGTCATTCTTACTAACGAGGCAATCATGGCAGAGGTGTTATCTGTGGAAGAAATGTTTCAACTTACAGGAAAAGGG TTCACAGAAGAAGATTCATACTTTTCATTCCTTCCTTTGGCACATATATATGATCAAATAATTGAGAACTATTGCGTCTACAAGTCCTCCTCAATAGGCTTTTGGCAAGGC GATGTCAGGTTTTTGATGGATGACATTCAGGAACTGAAGCCAACTGTATTTTGTGGGGTTCCTAGAGTTTATGATCGTATATACACTG gtatattaaataaaatttcatctgGAGGGACATTGCAGAAGACATTGTTCCAATATGCATATAACTA CAAGTTAGCAAATCTGGAGAAAGGTCTGCCACAAGACAAAGCAGCACCACTCTTAGACAAGCTTGTCTTTAACAAG ACAAAGCAAGCTTTAGGCGGACGAGTTCGTATCTTGTTGTCCGGTGCTGCACCATTGCCTAGGCATGTGGAGGAATTTCTGAGGGTTGCCAGCTGCTCTACTTTGTCTCAAGGATATG GACTAACTGAAAGCTGTGGTGGGTGTTTAACATCCATAGCCAATATACACTCTATGGTGGGAACTGTTGGAGTCCCCATGACAACCATTGAAGCAAGGCTTGAGTCGGTTCCTGAAATGGGTTACGATGCACTTGCCAGCGTGCCACGTGGAGAGATTTGCCTGAGAGGAAAAACCTTGTTTTCTGGTTACCATAAGAGAGCTGATCTAACTGAAGAAGTCCTTGTTGATGGGTGGTTTCATACAG GTGACATTGGAGAGTGGCAACCTGATGGAGCGATGAAAATTATAGACaggaaaaagaatatatttaagcTATCACAAGGAGAATATGTTGCTGTGGAGAACATCGAAGGAAAATACTTGCAGTGCCCTCTTATAACATCA ATTTGGGTCTACGGGAACAGCTTCGAGTCGTTTCTTGTGGCTGTGGTCGTTCCAGAGAGAAGTGCACTGGAGAAATGGGCTGAAAATTATAATCTGACTGATGATTTCAAATCACTGTGTCAAAACCAAAAGGCAAGGAAATACGTTCTGGATGAGCTGAATAGCACTGGTCAGAAACATAAA CTTCGAGGTTTTGAGATGTTAAAAGCAGTTCACTTGGAACCAAATCCCTTTGACATGGAGAGGGATCTCATAACTCCAACTTTTAAACTGAAAAGGCCACAATTGTATAAATTTTACAAG GACTGCATCGATAAGTTGTACACTGAAGCAAAGGgaacaaaaaaatga
- the LOC107435779 gene encoding probable CoA ligase CCL6 isoform X3, whose translation MELPEGLYSPWQFFSDSVKRSPNCPMLGRRQVTDSKAGPYVWLTYQEVYDSAIRLGSAIRSRGVNPGDRCGIYGSNCPQWIMAMEACYSHCITYVPLYDTLGPNAIEFIINHAEVSLVFVQENKIPSILSCLSNCSTHLKTIVSFANVSSMQKKEAEELGVSCFSWEEFSNLASSSYELPPKQSGDICTIMYTSGTTGEPKGVILTNEAIMAEVLSVEEMFQLTGKGFTEEDSYFSFLPLAHIYDQIIENYCVYKSSSIGFWQGDVRFLMDDIQELKPTVFCGVPRVYDRIYTGILNKISSGGTLQKTLFQYAYNYKLANLEKGLPQDKAAPLLDKLVFNKTKQALGGRVRILLSGAAPLPRHVEEFLRVASCSTLSQGYGLTESCGGCLTSIANIHSMVGTVGVPMTTIEARLESVPEMGYDALASVPRGEICLRGKTLFSGYHKRADLTEEVLVDGWFHTGDIGEWQPDGAMKIIDRKKNIFKLSQGEYVAVENIEGKYLQCPLITSIWVYGNSFESFLVAVVVPERSALEKWAENYNLTDDFKSLCQNQKARKYVLDELNSTGQKHKLRGFEMLKAVHLEPNPFDMERDLITPTFKLKRPQLYKFYKDCIDKLYTEAKGTKK comes from the exons ATGGAATTGCCAGAAGGTCTCTATTCCCCATGGCAGTTCTTCAG TGACTCTGTTAAGAGGAGCCCAAACTGCCCAATGCTGGGAAGACGACAAGTCACCGATTCAAAg GCCGGTCCCTATGTATGGCTTACATATCAGGAGGTTTATGATTCAGCTATTCGTCTAGGATCTGCCATTAGAAGCAGAGGTGTCAATCCC GGGGATCGTTGTGGTATATATGGATCAAATTGCCCCCAGTGGATCATGGCAATGGAG GCCTGTTATAGCCATTGCATAACATATGTTCCATTATATGACACCCTAG GTCCAAATGCAATCGAGTTTATCATCAACCATGCCGAAGTTTCTTTAGTATTtgttcaagaaaacaaaatcccTTCT ATTCTATCATGCTTGTCAAACTGTTCTACACATTTAAAAA CAATTGTAAGCTTTGCAAATGTTTCAAGCATGCAAAAGAAGGAAGCCGAGGAATTGGGTGTGTCTTGCTTTTCTTGGGAGGAGTTCTCTAACTTG GCAAGTTCAAGTTATGAACTACCTCCAAAACAGAGCGGTGACATTTGCACAATAATGTATACCAGTGGAACAACTGGAGAACCAAAAGGTGTCATTCTTACTAACGAGGCAATCATGGCAGAGGTGTTATCTGTGGAAGAAATGTTTCAACTTACAGGAAAAGGG TTCACAGAAGAAGATTCATACTTTTCATTCCTTCCTTTGGCACATATATATGATCAAATAATTGAGAACTATTGCGTCTACAAGTCCTCCTCAATAGGCTTTTGGCAAGGC GATGTCAGGTTTTTGATGGATGACATTCAGGAACTGAAGCCAACTGTATTTTGTGGGGTTCCTAGAGTTTATGATCGTATATACACTG gtatattaaataaaatttcatctgGAGGGACATTGCAGAAGACATTGTTCCAATATGCATATAACTA CAAGTTAGCAAATCTGGAGAAAGGTCTGCCACAAGACAAAGCAGCACCACTCTTAGACAAGCTTGTCTTTAACAAG ACAAAGCAAGCTTTAGGCGGACGAGTTCGTATCTTGTTGTCCGGTGCTGCACCATTGCCTAGGCATGTGGAGGAATTTCTGAGGGTTGCCAGCTGCTCTACTTTGTCTCAAGGATATG GACTAACTGAAAGCTGTGGTGGGTGTTTAACATCCATAGCCAATATACACTCTATGGTGGGAACTGTTGGAGTCCCCATGACAACCATTGAAGCAAGGCTTGAGTCGGTTCCTGAAATGGGTTACGATGCACTTGCCAGCGTGCCACGTGGAGAGATTTGCCTGAGAGGAAAAACCTTGTTTTCTGGTTACCATAAGAGAGCTGATCTAACTGAAGAAGTCCTTGTTGATGGGTGGTTTCATACAG GTGACATTGGAGAGTGGCAACCTGATGGAGCGATGAAAATTATAGACaggaaaaagaatatatttaagcTATCACAAGGAGAATATGTTGCTGTGGAGAACATCGAAGGAAAATACTTGCAGTGCCCTCTTATAACATCA ATTTGGGTCTACGGGAACAGCTTCGAGTCGTTTCTTGTGGCTGTGGTCGTTCCAGAGAGAAGTGCACTGGAGAAATGGGCTGAAAATTATAATCTGACTGATGATTTCAAATCACTGTGTCAAAACCAAAAGGCAAGGAAATACGTTCTGGATGAGCTGAATAGCACTGGTCAGAAACATAAA CTTCGAGGTTTTGAGATGTTAAAAGCAGTTCACTTGGAACCAAATCCCTTTGACATGGAGAGGGATCTCATAACTCCAACTTTTAAACTGAAAAGGCCACAATTGTATAAATTTTACAAG GACTGCATCGATAAGTTGTACACTGAAGCAAAGGgaacaaaaaaatga
- the LOC107435780 gene encoding cold-regulated 413 plasma membrane protein 2: MAHKDYLRMRTERVPSSSDLVNSDLKDLAAAAKNLANHSIKLASLGFGTTFLEWLACFAAIYLLVLDRTNWKTNILTALLIPYIYLSLPSILFGLLNGQIGKWIAFIAVVLRLFFPQRFPDWLELPGALILLIVVSPSLFSSTIRNDWIGVVICLVIACYLLQEHIRASGGFRNAFTRAHGVSNTVGIVLLFVYPVWALLVEII; the protein is encoded by the exons ATGGCTCACAAAGATTACTTGAGAATGAGAACAGAGAGGGTACCATCATCAAGCGACTTGGTCAACTCTGATCTCAAAGACCTCGCAGCAGCTGCTAAAAACCTTGCCAACCACTCCATCAAGCTTGCTAGTTTGGGCTTCGGTACCACTTTCCTTGAATGGCTTGCCTGCTTTGCTGCTAT TTATTTGCTGGTCTTGGACCGAACAAACTGGAAAACAAACATTCTTACAGCACTGCTAATCCCATACATTTACCTGAGTCTTCCATCAATACTATTCGGCCTCTTAAA CGGACAGATTGGAAAATGGATTGCTTTCATTGCTGTTGTGCTGCGGCTTTTCTTCCCTCAGCGATTCCCAG ATTGGTTGGAATTGCCGGGAGCGCTGATTCTTCTTATAGTTGTGTCTCCTAGTTTATTTTCGAGCACAATAAGGAACGACTGGATCGGCGTGGTCATATGTCTAGTCATTGCATGCTATTTGTTGCAAGAACACATAAGGGCATCTGGTGGTTTTAGAAATGCCTTCACAAGAGCTCATGGGGTATCAAACACAGTTGGTATAGTTCTTCTGTTTGTGTATCCTGTTTGGGCATTGCTAGTTGAAATCATTTAG